A region of the SAR324 cluster bacterium genome:
GAAGCCAAACTCGACTTCCAGGTCCTCTTCATAGAACACACGGACAGAAGTGAGCTTACCGTAGTCCTCAAGATGGACTGAGGCTGGTTTGCCGAAGTCGTTTGTCCAACCCAAGTCTTGTAGATAACTTTCGTACTCCGTGCAAAGTAGGACCAGGTCAATATCGGAATCCTGCCGAGCCTCATCTCGTGCATGGAAACCCACCAGGATTGCTCCCTCCACCAGGCGCTGAGGCTCAACCCACTACAGAAATACTTTCAGAAATACTTTCAACTGATCTTTTGGGGAGGATTGGTTCATTTGTGGGATGGCTGGTGTGGATTTGAGTTATATTTCTACTCTTTCTGCTGTATTTGCAAAAACATTGTCTACATGATGCTA
Encoded here:
- a CDS encoding aminoglycoside 6-adenylyltransferase translates to MEGAILVGFHARDEARQDSDIDLVLLCTEYESYLQDLGWTNDFGKPASVHLEDYGKLTSVRVFYEEDLEVEFGFSQLDWLAQPLDVGTVGVLRDGFQIVYDRSGEYSVLDLHL